Below is a genomic region from Falco naumanni isolate bFalNau1 chromosome 2, bFalNau1.pat, whole genome shotgun sequence.
CGGTGCCTCTGTGCCCATCGTTATCTTTAGCGCATCCCTGGTCCTGAGGAACCGTCCCGGGTAGACCTGGCACACGCCGGGCGCTgtggcggcgggggcggcctgTGCCCTCCCTGGCCGTGCTGCCCGTGCTGCCTGGCAGTGTGGGGACGGTTGTGCACACACGGCTGCCCAGTGCGGCATCGCCCCGGCAGGAGTCTGGCTTCTAGAGAATATGGCCCAACAAAAGCCTTTTATATTCTGTGCCTTTGTTCTGCTAAGAACTGTAGTGGTTAACAGAACTGGGTTCCCCTGTGCCCTCGATTACAGGCCAAGGTAATCATATTCTTTACCCTTTGGTTTTGAGGTTGTGCCATGGCCAAAAATTTAGGGTCTGGTTGAAAATCTACAACCCTCCTTTCTGTTGCTTGcctttagaaatatttatgctttaACAGTTATTGACCATGTACACATGatgcaaaaatactgaaattcacATTATTTCAGGGATTTCATAGAATCTCTCAttgggttggtgtttttttttttggtgatttaGCATTCCCAGCCCCCTATTAATGTGAAAAAGTGCTGATTCTGCACAGGACATCAGAACTGCTGTCTTTCTGCCTAGAGTAAGTCTCAGCTACAACTGGGTATAGGTAGGTCTAGgtctttgcaaaatattttaaacatggaAGTAATGTTTTGGGGGAAAATGTTTCAGCAAGGAATAGTATaatacacttatttttaaatatgattcCCATTTCTCTTTATGACTTGGTCAAGCGAAGGATGTCCTATGTACTCTCTTATTTATTATCCAAAGACAAAGTTAACTGACAGGAGAACAGCAGTcaaccccccctgcccccaggaaAATGCTGCTCAGCAATATCGAATTGTAGCTGGGGCTTATGTTTCAAGCATGGTATTCCGCACACTTTGAAGAGGAATCTGTGGCCATATGTATATTTAGTTACTGATAGGTGATAATACTAATGGATGTGAATCTTACCTAGTTGCAAAAAACCCTTCAGGTTTGATTAATAGGCTTGACTTGGTCATGCTTTCTACTTAGAGAGACTTAGatgtagcattttttttactAGCGGatttattgactttttttgataaaaataagCATCTGTAAGTGCAGACTGACATTCAAGATACACTGTATAATGTGTGATATGAATAAATTCAGTAGAAAaccatatttttattacaagtaAAATATGGAATGATAATAATCTATACTGAATTATTCTATAAGTATACTCAATATTGCatgtatgttttgaaaaaaaacacatattttGATCACATACAGAAATGACGGACTTCGGAACCCAGTAAAAGcagttctttcttcttccagaattTGCAGTTATTATTTTTGCCAGATTTAGAAATACAGCATGGCATTTTCAttcccaatttttttctgaaaatgaaaattacagttcttgaacttttttgctaaaaaaataatttccaaaggaACTCGATGATTTAGAGAAATTTAGCTTTAGGAAAAATTCCAGTCAGTTTAAGTTCTTCtaagtcattattttttttatcttaataGATTCATATGTTTGTCAGAGGATTTGCAATTAAAGATAACTGCTTGCAGAGAGGGAATCTTCCACTTTTGGAATGCCTCCAGGAATTGGTGCAAGTTCACTGCTTCCTACTAGTAccatgctgggtttttttctgtgcccttttttttttctttttcaatcaCTTCTAAAGAACCGAAAGCTTCAAAGTCTTTGTGTCACCTTTCCTTCTCAGAATACTGTCTCAACATATATTATTGATAAATGCCACTTTTGTGGATTAAATGTCTTAGAATGTCACATGCATCTTTTTTGATGGTCTAAAAATGATTAACTGAATATTAGTTTTATTTGAAGTTCAGTTATTTATGAAAAGCCGTGAGACTCAGTTGCATTGCTATTTCCAGACAGGAACCTGGAGTTCTGTTACTGTCTGTTTTGAGTATTAGACACTCAATGACAATCAAAACAATAATACAATACAAAAGTACAGAACTTTGAACTTAGTATTTTTgatttaattacatttcagtCCACTCTTGTCTTTTTATTCCACAATTAGAAATGTCACCAAATTCTTTAGATACCTGTTCCACTCATATTCATCTTGCTGAATATGAAATTAGGTGTTCAGTGGGGAATGGTGTCTTTCAAAATTGTTAACAAATTACTAATTTCTCCACATTTCAATAGATaaggaatgaaaacagaagatcATCTAGAGATGGGTATATAGTAGACTTAATAATATAATACTTACTTTTaataatagattttaaaatgctctcCTTCACCTTTTCAAAACTTACATTAACTATACAGTTAAATTttgtaggggaaaaaatctaAAACTTTTCTAGAGAAATGTATACAATTTCTTTATCTTTGTTGGTCTTAATTCTTTCTAGGTGCATAAAGTATGCTgtaaaaaatcagcattttaagaTTTCTCTTTTAAGAATCCTGCTGTCTAGTAAGACATATTCTCCATGTTGGGAGAAGGCTAAGTGTCCAAGGTAGTGTTCTCTTGaagaacaatttatttctcCTATCTCctaagaaatattaaaaaataatggtttgtttgtttgtttgtttgaattgGTGAGAGAGTGCTGTAGCACAGCTATATGCTGCTTTGAGATAAAGCagataaattgttttaaaattgtttgtaaATAGTGAAGTACCAAGTACAGGTTTAGACTTTTTGGCAGCTGTGTTGATAGAGGAGGCAACATCTGCACACAGAATGTTAGTTGTACTGTCTGAATGGGTTGTAATGCAAGGGTGATGTCTTTTGTGCTGGGAACAGTCTCAGGCTTCAGTCCCATTACAAAGGTTTGGTCATGTTTATTGGCAGGCAAGCCCTAACGTGCCTTTCCTGACAAAGTGGTAACTTACATACACAAAATACTTTGGTATGTGCAATACTTTCACAAAACAACATCCCCTAGGCTATTACAAAGTCACCTACATTTGTATCTATctatatttttatcttaataTTATGAAGTGATCAACATACTTTGGTGTAAGCTTTCTCCACCGGCATTTTGTACCCTATGTCCTCATCTGGGTATTTGCGCTCCATTCTTAATACACAATCCCTTACACTCCTTTGTTTAATAGGTTCTCCTCTGTTAGTCACTTAGAATTAATTGCACATCTTATACCATTCTCAACTTAATTAGCACATTTAAACTTCTACATggttgattttttatttatttatttattttaatactaaGGCAGTAGAATCAAttacttatttttccatttcagtttcagGAATAGATTGAAGAAACCATGGCCAATCAACGGGATTACATTAGCAGACCTATTTGCAATGGaatttctgttcctgaaaataaaatcaattccTTAGTGGCTGAAGGTCATGGACAACAAATTCTAAAAGTACTACAAAAGTTCAgagaacaaaatatattttttgacTTTAAAATTCTTGTGAAAGATGAAATAATTCCTTGTCATCGTTGTGTACTGGCAGCGTGCAGTGATTTTTTCAGGTAAACCTATTTTTGACATGAGTTTGCAGAAAATGAATTGTAAGTTctctgggagggagggaaggagtatattacaaagattaaaaaataaatcatcacaATTGAACATATGCCTGCAGAGTTTTAAGCAAGCATTCAAACATCATAATAaggtagcaaaaaaaaaagaatcaaaacatGACTAGAGTGTTACATGCCTAACTATACCCCAAATACATCTGTATTTCCAAAGTGACATGGTGACTATGAATTTGAGATTCAGACAGCAGTCTATACTCTGCAATACAAATGTCAAACAGTAAGTGCATGGTTCTGCTGTTAGGTAGAAGTGACACAAGTTGTGTACCTTTAAGACTTGCCTGTTGCCCATATCGATACTTGAAGGTCTGCAGTGGTATTGTTTGACTTTGTATGCAATGGTCTATGTACTTTAACACATTTCTATTGTGAAACAAAACAGGCTGATTACAAATATATCTTGCATTGAGCAATTGTGGATAAATTGTACATGGTTTTGGAACACGGCTGGATTTTGTTTAATATGAGCAGTCAGTATAGTAGAGTCTTCAGAGGTATTTAAAcagttatattttttctaaactaCATATTTCAGCCCTTCAGAATGAAATGGATCTATGAGCTTCTTTCTGGTGCTTAAAACTATGTATTCTTAAGGGCCAGACTGATCATTCACATAGAGGATATTAATTTATGAAGAACCTTCCTAACCTTTTTTAGTTCCATGCAGAAAGTCTGTTTCTAAACACACTTTTCACTAAAACACAAAGCTAAGATGATCTAACAATAAAAGAAAGGGCTCCTGGAAAGGAGTTAATGACCTTGATTCAGTTGCCCATACATAGGTGACAAGTGTTATTTTCAAATGGCCTGGAGCACGCCATGGTCTGTGGGCGTCTGCCATATATAATGGAGAATATAGGCTATACATGTTCTTAGGACtactgaaaaaagaagaaatgcagaggAAATAAGTTATTTCTCCACTGTAGGCGcagatttggtttttttctgacacacacacaactaCTTGCATTTCAAGTGTTCACTGCGTGACAGGACAGAGATGCTCTGGTAGAAAGGAATATTGGGATGAAATAGCTTCCAGTGGTTATTTTTAGAACTGAAGTTAAGCACATGGTAACATATGTGTCCTTTTCACTACCTACAGGCTCTTCAGGTTAAAAATTTGCCAGGAGGGACCTCTCCCTATGTGTACCAGTTGACAACAGCAGCCATCAAATTCCTAAGTTGTCCTGGAACACAAGGTCCATTTACTAACTTCAGGGAATAAAAAGTACCCAGATCCACtagataaatttaaaaatgaaacacctTTTGTCTTCCTTGGCGTATGGACTTCTCTTAGTTTGGGTTTCATTGTGTAAACCAAAGATTCAGCAACGTTTAGCTTCCTACTTTTTAGCTTTCAAAATCAAAGCCTTTGCCTAGATTGTTCTCCCTCTACTAGAATTGTTCAGTTGCTATTTTACTCTGTAATTAGGGATTTGTATTGTATCTGTTGGGTTAAGGAGCAAAGGATTCTAAGAATcgtaatttattttgcaaaaaggTATTTGGAACATAATTGTCTTATTGtaattttatggttttgttcAGGGGTCAGACAAGTTCCTGATTTACCTGACATTCACTTCCCAAAGAGTATGTTATAcacagtgattatttttttttctcctttggctTCATAAAAGTatgggattttaaaaatcacatactATACAGATACTAATTGTATAACTGAAGTATGATATAATACTCTTGAACTATATATGATATATTAATGATCCAGATTATATACTTAGATTTACATAAACcatgaaataatttctccaCTATCATCTTTTGTCAAATTCAGAAGCTGTTGCTATGACAGCTGGATGCTTAGGCTTTGGTAGGGTAGGGCAAGGGCTGTTGCAGCACTGTTCTGTTGCCAGCATTTACCACCTTGTAAAATTTTTATCTTGCCATGTAAGATTGAGTGAAGTAGTTTAAATGTTATTACGTATTTAATGAAGTAGTAAAAGTAATACATCTTTgataagtaaaaataatactacTTCAATAAAGTACTGAGTTGTAATAAAATTTGCACAAATGTGCTGATCAGTAGTTTGTTTCACAATTTCAACCATCATCTTTGTATTCAGTCACAATCTACTTTCTGCGCAAGTTTCATTGTGTCATGCAATCCTGTGtcaaaacctcattttttctGACATCTGCCTGTACCCATACATCTGTCGGTCAACTCAAAAGCAAGAATTAAGTTTcctcatgtttttttctcctctttcaccCCTCACGTACTTTTATTACTGAGGAATGCACCCATTGTCCATCCTTGATTTGCTCAGCCTGCAGTTTGGAAGGCCttatttcacttaattttctgtattcatGCATAGTGCTTTTTTACTATATATTTTGTAAATCAACCTTTCTTTCTCAAGCTGTTGAAACTGATGCtggcctgaaaaaaaatcattttctctCACATTGAGAGCTGCAGACTTCATTGCTCTCAGTGAAAAGCCATACAAAACACAGGTGCTGCTATATTTTATGAGTCATCACTGAATATGTCCTTACCACCactcccttttttcttcaacCATATCAAGCAAATGCATACTTTCTTATGAGAATCTCCACATTTTAGACCTATACAGCCTGCCCACCTTGTTACATGCCTCTGATTGTCTCCTTCTTCTCAGATCAGTATTCTCTGCTGTTTGCTAGATCtttaatttgtgtgtgtatctTCTATATTTTATTCACAGAGCCATGTTTGAAGTTAATATGAAAGAACGAGATGATGGCAATGTTACTATTAGTAATCTATCACCCAAGGCAGTGAAAGCTTTTCTTGATTACGcttacacaggaaaaacagagataacaaatgaaaatgtggaAATGCTTTTCCAACTGTCGTCATTTCTTCAAGTTTCACTCCTTTCCAAAGCTTGCAGCGACTTTCTAGTAAAAAGTATTGATCTTGTGAATTGCTTACAGTTGCTTTCTTTATCAGAAAGTTATGGTTCCGTCCGCTTATTTGATCACGCACTAGATTTTGTACAGCACCACTTCTCCTTGCTGCTCAGATCAAGTGATTTTTTGGAAATGAATTTTGAGATACTACAAAAATGTCTTGAGGCTGATGAACTAAATGTCCCTGAGGAAGAATCAGTGTTGAAAGCTGTCCTTCAGTGGACCAAACACAACTTAGAAACACGACAGAAATATCTGCctaatttgattaaaaaagtGAGACTACACCAGTTACCTGAAAAGACTTTGCAGGACTTTCTACATTCTGAAGAACACTTACTTAAGAGTGCCGATTGCTCGGTAATAATCAATGATGCAGTTAAAAGTGTGCAAAACTTTAGTGGACTATTTCCAGACGCACGTCcttcaacaacagaaaaatatatatttgttcATAAAACTGATGAAGATGGAGAAAACAGGCATACATTCTGCTACAACATCAAAACAGATAAATGGAAAGAACTACCACATACACACATGATTGATCTTCCAGGGTCAAGTTTATCTAGctatggagaaaaaatattcataactGGAGGATGCAAAGGGAATTGTTATAGGACTGTCAGGCTTCATATTGCTGAACCATTTCATGATGCCACTGACCAAACCTGGTGCTACTGTCCAGTCAGTAATGAATTCTCCATAGTGTCAGCTATGAAAAAACCAAGGACAATGCACACATCTGTTGTAACCTTAAATCAGCTGTTTGTAATAGGTGGGAAGACCAGAGGAGCTCAAGAAACCCGAAGTCTTTTGGATGTAGAATCCTATAATCCTCTTTCCAAAGACTGGAAATCTGTAAGCCAATTACCAAGAGGTATCTACTATCCAGAAGCAAGTGCGTGTCAGAGTATAATTTATGTTCTTGGCTCAGAAGTAGAGATTACTGATGCCTTTAATCCATCTCTTGACTGTTTCTTCAAGTATAATGCTATGACTGATCAGTGGTCTGAGCTTGTAGCAGAGTTTGGGCAGTTTTTCCATGCAACTCTAATCAAAGCCGTTCCAGTGAACTGTACATTGTACATTTGTGACCTCTCCACCTACAAGGTCTACAGTTTTTGCCCAGAAACCTGTGTTTGGAAAGGGGAAGGATCTTTTGAATGTGCTGGCTTTAATGCAGGGGCAGTTGGGACAGAAGACAAAATTTATATACTAGGTGGTGATTATGCTCCAGAAGAAATCACAGATGAAGTTCAAGTCTACCATAGTAGCAGGTCTGAGTGGGAAGAAGTTTCACCAATGCCAAGAGCCTTAACTGAGTTTTACTGTCAGGTCATTCAGTTTAATAAATATAGGGACCCCTGGTCACCTGTACTGACAATTTGCTCTGGAGAATTTTGAAACTCCTGAGTCAAAAGAATCTATTTAAATGCACAAGTtttagaacagatttttaagtATTAATTTAGAGATGGAAGAATATgtactgttttgtttaaatcttCAGTTTAAATTGTATGCTATAGAACTGCTTTTGGAAGAGTCCATTAAATTGTCATTCATGCTAGTCATTATATAGAAAGTATTACTTAATTTTATATGCAAGTCTTCTCTGTAATTATCTGAATAATTTACAAAATGATACTACTTTTCAAAACAGCGTAGTCATGAGGAATTCATTGTGTAATATGTGccattatttctgtaatattcaCAGTTGTCCCGATAGACAAACCGCTGAGTGAGAAAACTGACTGTGATACTGTTTTCCCTATGTAACTGAAGTTTAAAAGGAATCTACATTAGTGTTGTTTTATTTAGGGGGTTTATATTCATAAACCTGTAATAGGAATTCATTGTCAGCTTTACCTTATTAGAATGACCTTAGCAAGGCAAAAGCCAAAGTGACCTTCACAGCATTAAAACCAGGTACCTAACTTGAAGAGTCTGATAATTCCTATCATCTATCTTCAGCTCTTCAGTTTTACCAGTTTTTCTCCATCCTTGTGCCTTAGTAGTAGCtgtactttctgttttcatcccATTGACTGTGGCAAGATAAACATTGATAACATATTGCAGGCTGGGCAAGATTTCTACAAGATGGATGATTCATGTGGTATCTTTGCTTCAGTCATGCTGTTAACTCATGAAAAAACACTTCAggatgtttttttaacagaagtctTCCATCTCTGAAGTTTCCAGTGCTACCTACAGcaagctgtaaaataaattttagttgTTGCTTCGGTTAACTATGGGAAAAGGTTGTATCTTGTCATACATCAAATacaaagttacaaaaataaattcccatatttaaaaccaaagtaaatAGTATTTCTGAGGTGAAAGAATTCCTTTAGCTTCTATAGTCgtttaaatgaattaaaacacTTATCTTGTACTTAGTGGCAATTCTAAGTGTTAAAATATTACATGGTAAATGCTACACAATATATTGCTTGATAAACTTTCAGTAGTCAGCTATTATAATGTTAAAATTGTTATGGACTTTATTTAGTATTAATATTAGTCTAGCCATACATTGTGAGATAAATTTGATCTCATGCATACCAAATGGGACCTGTGTCTGACAGAAGGACACTGAAATTAGATAGGTTTCATAAATTCATTTGTAATCTTCCACAGCCTGAGAATTTTCTCTATTTGAGTAAGATATTGGAAGCCTTTATGTTGCATATAAGTATCATTAAGTAGTAAGGTTGTCTTATGCCAGACAGAATGGTTCTAAACATCTAAGCACATCTTTTCCAAGCAGTTTAAATGTGAACAAAATTCAGCAAGGTgtctaaaacatttttattatggCTTGAGATGACTGCGGTAAGTTCATTATCACATCACTACTGCATATACTTTTTCCAAACTCAAGCTCAGTATTAACACTTCAAGGTTAATATTGCCTAGCAACatacttctgttttaaacaaTACACAATGCAAAGTTCCAAGTCTGTGATTGAGTCTCTAATTTGTTATCAGATACCTTTACAAATTCAGATAACatttatcagaaatattttcgTAAGGGTGAAAATGAAAGTTATGCACAAGTGGAGAACAATAGATTGGAACCCTCCCACTCAATAGTTTATTTGTATTAAGATGCATGTCAGTTCTGTAGAGGTAAACAGCTTGTTGTTACACTATTTCAGGCATCTTCCACATTTATGTTGCTCTTTTCATAGTGAGTCTCCAGATCATGACTGCACATAGCTAGGTAACCTTTACAATCACCATGCTGAAATGCAAGCATATTTATATTGGAACACAACTACTTTTTTTTAGTGCAAAGCAAATGTATTGAACAGTTTAGGAGAGATGGAGAATACTATTCCTGCTCActgaaacagcaggagaaaaatagaCATATAGGAGAACAGTAGTTTTAGCATTAATAAAGCTACCCAAGAGAGCATAGAGACttcattaataattaattattgcAACTTGTCACTTCATCAGAATAGAAAGCCCAATTCtcctttgcttgtgtttttgtGTCGTTCTTGTACCTGAGTAGTATGAGTATGCAATTTATGCAATgagaaaagtaacattttaatgcCCATAGTACCTGGGTATAAATAGCTATGCAAATTGGAAGAGACTAGAAAATTGCGaggtttttttaactgccaCTCTCATGACCAGATTGCTGGGTCACATAAACAGCAAATCAGTCAGTAATTCAGGTGATGCACTTCCCttacagcatatttttttgGGCAGTCTTCCATCCAGCTACTTGCTATATGTATAAGCCTCTGGCATATGACATCAGATAGAGCAATGCTGCATGTGGTATATATAGCGAATATATAGCGAAAACTGAATGAAGCTTAATTTGGAAAACAGACACTGCTTTAATATTCTATGCTACATTTGCACAGGAATGAACATCAGTTCCCACTTTTGACAGATCATTCAAGGATTTCAGAGGGAGTTGAACTCTCTCACTTGGTGATCAGGAAATAATGTAGTAGTGTCAGTTACTTTATACCATTGCTTACAGAAAAGTTACTGTGAAATAGTACTAATTTGCTTCAGTTATGTAGGTAAGCCTGTATTACAACTCTCATGTAGGAAAAAAGGTCATTTGCCACAATGCCACATACAGAGTTAAATCAAATAGCAGAATTGAGTGCAGAAGCTGTGTTAGAAAGCCATGCTTAAAACAAGGCTTTATGATAGAATTAAGGGCCTATGTTACAAATCCTGTGATTAATTGCTAATGATGTAAGAAATCTCAGTGAAGTCAACTACACTGCTCAGAAGAATATGGATTACTTGCATGAGTAACTGCTGTAGGTCTGGATCAAATAGATTTCTCAGCCTACTTTACGCAGCTGttatgcaatttaaaaaaagtcacaaaactaGCGCAAAGCGAGTTTTTCTACATCTTTttgaatttttcaaatttcacaGTACTTTATGAAAAAGTACCTTCCTCTAAAAATAGTCGATGACTAGAGTAATGATTACCTGTGTTCTGACTGAAATATAGTAAGAAGTTTAACACATACAAATTGCATGTAAAGTTATAATCTACTATTTGCACTTAAATGATGTaaccaaaatatttctcataGTATCTATTCTATGTCACAGGACACATTATAAGCATGACCAATATAATATACATGaagataaaatatattgtatGTGGGATTTTAATATCCAGTAATGTTTATATTGgataatcttaatttttaaagaatgctATCAAAACGTTATGGAACTTTGGTAATGTTATCATACTGGTTTAGTTGTTATAATAAATATCAATTATTCAGgtgtttatatttattatgtttGCACAGACCTGATGATTATTATTTATGTActaatgaatttattttctatattctAAATACATTTGTAGTAAGTCAGTTTACTGCTGTTAAAAATTCATTATATTCATAAAATGGAGTAGATTTACTGATTCAGATTTATCTGGTATTACTCCACGAAGAAAGTTGTATACCTCCTCTGATTAGTAGTAGGTAGTAGGTAAGGTACAGGCTGTAGAATGTCTTGTCTGCGGTTTGTAATGCGAGTCTAATTTTAGATGTTTCTGTAGTGACCAACAGGAGGCAGCATAAgatctattttaattaaaacagactGAAACCAGGGATATATTTGTCAATATCTATAGCTGAACATTATGGtcaatttaccttttttcccttctaacATCCAGTAAAGCATAGAGATCAGTAaaattttgctgctgcctgggctctgctgatATTACATGTTTGCCAAGATGTTCAttcttttgtgaaataaaagcacTGAGCAACTGAATCCTTCTcaggtctgatttttttcagtgagtttCAAACTACAGAGAATCTACAATGTTTCTAATGAAGTtaactactattttttttcctttcttttttcagctggagAACATTTTTGATGTTGGATTATAACCAAGAATGCAGTTAGCATGCATAAAACCTGCAGtgagaagtttttttttaattatccttGGATCTTGTATTTGTGTATCTCTTGTATATCAGTTTGCTGCTCCCACACTAAATTGGATTTAGTCTGCTTAAAAGTTTTAAGTTTACCATTGTAAAGTACTCATTTAAATTGATACCTTTTTTTATATTGGATCCATCTATCTCAAATTG
It encodes:
- the KBTBD3 gene encoding kelch repeat and BTB domain-containing protein 3 isoform X1, with amino-acid sequence MANQRDYISRPICNGISVPENKINSLVAEGHGQQILKVLQKFREQNIFFDFKILVKDEIIPCHRCVLAACSDFFRAMFEVNMKERDDGNVTISNLSPKAVKAFLDYAYTGKTEITNENVEMLFQLSSFLQVSLLSKACSDFLVKSIDLVNCLQLLSLSESYGSVRLFDHALDFVQHHFSLLLRSSDFLEMNFEILQKCLEADELNVPEEESVLKAVLQWTKHNLETRQKYLPNLIKKVRLHQLPEKTLQDFLHSEEHLLKSADCSVIINDAVKSVQNFSGLFPDARPSTTEKYIFVHKTDEDGENRHTFCYNIKTDKWKELPHTHMIDLPGSSLSSYGEKIFITGGCKGNCYRTVRLHIAEPFHDATDQTWCYCPVSNEFSIVSAMKKPRTMHTSVVTLNQLFVIGGKTRGAQETRSLLDVESYNPLSKDWKSVSQLPRGIYYPEASACQSIIYVLGSEVEITDAFNPSLDCFFKYNAMTDQWSELVAEFGQFFHATLIKAVPVNCTLYICDLSTYKVYSFCPETCVWKGEGSFECAGFNAGAVGTEDKIYILGGDYAPEEITDEVQVYHSSRSEWEEVSPMPRALTEFYCQVIQFNKYRDPWSPVLTICSGEF
- the KBTBD3 gene encoding kelch repeat and BTB domain-containing protein 3 isoform X2, translated to MFEVNMKERDDGNVTISNLSPKAVKAFLDYAYTGKTEITNENVEMLFQLSSFLQVSLLSKACSDFLVKSIDLVNCLQLLSLSESYGSVRLFDHALDFVQHHFSLLLRSSDFLEMNFEILQKCLEADELNVPEEESVLKAVLQWTKHNLETRQKYLPNLIKKVRLHQLPEKTLQDFLHSEEHLLKSADCSVIINDAVKSVQNFSGLFPDARPSTTEKYIFVHKTDEDGENRHTFCYNIKTDKWKELPHTHMIDLPGSSLSSYGEKIFITGGCKGNCYRTVRLHIAEPFHDATDQTWCYCPVSNEFSIVSAMKKPRTMHTSVVTLNQLFVIGGKTRGAQETRSLLDVESYNPLSKDWKSVSQLPRGIYYPEASACQSIIYVLGSEVEITDAFNPSLDCFFKYNAMTDQWSELVAEFGQFFHATLIKAVPVNCTLYICDLSTYKVYSFCPETCVWKGEGSFECAGFNAGAVGTEDKIYILGGDYAPEEITDEVQVYHSSRSEWEEVSPMPRALTEFYCQVIQFNKYRDPWSPVLTICSGEF